TATCAGATACATTCATGGGCTTTGAACTCAGGCTTGGACTCCAACCCATTCTTTGCCAGTTAAACACAGCAGAATCCTAGGCAAAGATTCAATGGAATCATGTATAGGGTTttagcacagggcttggcacatagtaggcgctCGATAAAGAACGGCATCATTGTCTTTTTATCCCCCTCAAAAGCACTAATTGAACACTTACTGTGGGCCACGCATTATTTAGGGCCCTGGAGGAATTCAATGTTCCAACTTGGAATGTTAGGGGTGTTCAAGAGGAGGTGGTTTGTTTCCCTGAGGGCAGGATCTTCTCGGTTCATTGAGAAGTccctagtgcctagaacagtgcccggtacatagtaggtgctcagaaaatacTAACTGAAAGAACGAATAAACTAAGCAGCTGGAACTGCAAGATGGAATCAGGTGGGCAGGAATCCGGAAGTGttccaggcacagggaacagcatgtgcaaaaacCTAAGGAGATGGGTAGGAATCAGGCAGGAAGTGTGTTCCAAGcacagggaacagcaagtgcaaaaacCTAGATGTGGTAAGCAGCCTCACCTCTTTGCAGCCAATTCTCTCTTTATAATCTCTCCCTATCTCTTTCCAGTCTGTCTCATCATGTTCCATCTCTCATCGCAGGCACGGGCGCCGCCTCGTGGCGGCCGCAGAAGAACCGCTCCCGGGCGGCGTCGGGTGGGGCGGCCCTGGCCAGTCCTGGCCCAGGGTCGGGGTCCGGACCCCCGGCTGGGTCCGGGGGCAAGGAACGCTCCGAAAACCTATCCCTGCGGCGCAGCGTATCGGAGCTCAGTCTGCAGGGGCGGCGGAGGAGGCAGCAGGAGCGTAGGCAGCAGGCACTTAGCATGGCCCCAGGGGCAGCTGACGCCCAAATCGGACCTGCAGACCCCGGAGACTTCGATCAGTTGACCCAGTGCCTCATCCAGGCCCCCAGCAATCGCCCCTACTTCCTGCTGCTGCAGGGCTACCAGGACGCTCAGGTAAGCAAAGCCTCTCCTACGGGGAGAGATTTATGCCCCACCCTTCTGTTGAAGGGAGACAAAACTACAACTCCCAGAACTCCTTGGGCCGCATTAGTCTCTGGTATGCTGGAAGGTGTGGTCCCAGGGAGGTTCCAGAGCAGGAGATACTGTCAGAGAGTGGAAATGTTGGAGAATAGATGGCAGATAAGGATTTCACTGGAGGGACAGGTAAGGAATGATTTATTTCGTTCAAAGTTGGTGGAAAGCACTGTCTACCTTCAGGGAGAATGAAAGAGCCAGTATTTTAGAACGATCTTCTTGGAAGCCTCTATTTCCTGAGGGAGAGTAAGAGAAAAGTATATTCTGGAGGGAGGTAGATAGTCTGATTGATGTCTGGGATCTTGTTCTGGTTAAGCCTATATTTTCTTGTGAAGAGTGGGCTAAATCATTTTTTAAGCTAATGGTTTACACTGGAACGATTTGACCATTGCTGATGGGGGCAGGTGGTGCTGACACTTCTATTTTACATGTTTGGGTGGCAGTAGGAGAATTGTTAAAGTGttggggagcagagagggagaaaggattAGTGGTTGGGGGTCAGTGGGATATTATTTCATTAATAGAAATGTAATGTATTATTGGAaatgttcgtgtgtgtgtgtggtgattaGGAGAATCATTCTTATGGTGTTGTCCACCTTTGGGTAACAGTGGCACAGCCACACTCAACAGGTACCACTGGGATCATTGGAAACAGCCCACTCTGGAAAGTGATAGAGTTTATTTAACAGTTCCATTTTCACTGTCAGAGAGGGAGCCAATTGGGTTAGGTGGCTTGGCTGTGTATATGGGTGAGGGGTTAAAACTATTCAGAGAAGAGCTTGCCTTGGAATTCATTCCTCCTTGTTGGGGCAAGGGGACAGGGCAAGTTCATTGTAGGAAGGGTTTTGTATATCTTCTAACAGTCCATCCCTCCAGACAAGGTGGAGGATGGGAGGCTCTATTTTGGAAAGGTGGTCAAATTGCAAGGATCTATCCTAagtctatttctttcttctttcttttttttaaattgaagtacagtcaattacaacatgtcaatttctggtgtacagcacaatgtcccagtcattcatatacatacatatattcattttcatattttttcattaaaggttattagatattgatattgaacatagtcccctgtgctatacagaagaaactttttttaaaatctatttttatatatagtggctaacatttgtaaatctcaaactcccaaatttatcccttcctaccccctttccccagtaaccataagattgtttactatgtctgtgagtctgttggaAGGATCTGTCCTGAGAGTATAAGAGAGTATGTTATGGGAAGAGAGAGACACATTGGAAACATCTATTCTTTCGGGCAGGGTTCATGAGAAATTTCTTGATAAGAAAGAGGCTTTCTTGAAAGTGTTCATTCCTTGGGAACAGGAATAAGTTTCATCTCTTGTAGAAAGGAATTTGTTTGCATTTGTCTATTCATGGGTGTCTGTAATCTGAGTTCACTGTAGGTGAGGTGGAAGAACCTTCTTGGGTTAAGGAACAGGAGAGCCACTGTAAAAAGgggttcatatattttggatcaTTCCATTTCTCCACACAGGGATGGAAAATAGGAGATTCTGTCTTTAGAAGGTGGTCAGACTAGAAGGGTCCATTTTTCTTGAAAGGCAGATGAGCGAATCCATTGTAGGAATGGGATTTAGAAATGTCCATCCATGGGTAGAGGTGATGGGAGAGTTCAGTGTAGGAAGGAGATTTATGATTTATGAATATCTGGATGACTGTTCTCTCAGACATGAATAGGGAACAAAAGGGTTTTAGGAGAGGATCAGACTGAGTGCTTCCATTTTTACAGGATGCAGATAAGAGAGTCTTTTTTAGGAAGGGGTCTTCTAGAATACATCTTTGGTAGATGAAATGGGACACTCCAGTTTAAGAAGGTCTCCTTGAAAACATCAGTTTATAAGATGGGATTACTAGACATGCCACTGTATGTAGATCTCCTTGGAgatgtcttttttggggggatgagAATGTTGAGGGCATCCATTGATGGAAGGGAGAGTATCTTTGGAATTCTCCATCATGGGAGCGAGGGGAGTAGATGAGTCTATTGCAGGAGGACACCTTGGGAGTGAATTCATCATGAAGGGAAAAATGAGAGTTCGTTGTAGAAAGTGGGTCTCCTTGGAAGCGTGCATTCATGGGGTGGAGATAATGGAAGAAAACTGTTCAAAGGCAAAGTCTCTTAAAAGGTATCTACTCCTTGCTTTGGGAATATTGAGAGAAACTATTGTTGGGAGGGGAAATGTCTTGAAAAGCCTCCATCACAGGGGTGGAATGGTGGGCAAACAGGGCCACCGTCAGGGAAATGGGAGAGTTCCTAGAAGAAGGTTTCCTTGGGAAGGTCCATTCTTTGAGAATGAGGGTAGTGGGACAGTGCATTTTAGTAACGGGGATGTGGTGTTCTTGGAAGCACACGTTCTTTGGGCTGGATGTTATGGGAGAGTCCACTGTAGGAAGGGATTGCCTTGAAGGAGTCCATTCAGGAGGTGAGAAGATGGGAGAGTCCACTGGTGAAAGATCTCCTGAGAAGCATCCATTCTTTGAGAGACAGAAATGGTAGAGCCTGTATCAAGAAAGGGGTTTCCTCTTATCCAGTCTGCAGGCTGTATGTTATAGGGCAGTCCACCATATGAACTGCCCTTGAAGAGCCTACTCGTGCATGGGAGGTGGGGGTAAATGGTGAGTCCTTTGGGATCCCAGGAGATCTCCTTGGAAGTGCTCATTCAAGAGATGTGGTTGATGGAAGAGTCGACTGTGGGAAAGGGATCTCTTTGGAAGCATCCATTCCTCGTGGAGTGGTGTCCTTTAGTGCATCTTCGCTTTTCCCTCCAGGATTTCGTGGTGTATGTGATGATGCGGGAGCAGCACGTGTTTGGCCGGGGTGGGAACTCCTCGGCTCGAGGTGGGTCCCCTGCCCCATATGTGGACACCTTTCTCAACGCCCCAGACATCCTGCCACGTCACTGCACAGTACGCGCGGGCCCTGAGCCCCCGGCAATGGTGCGCCCATCCCGGGGAGCCCCGGTCACGCACAACGGGTGCCTCCTGCTGCGGGAGGCCGAGCTGCATCCGGGCGATCTGCTGGGGCTGGGCGAGCACTTCTTGTTCATGTACAAGGACCCCCGCAATGGGGGCTCGGGGCCGGCGCGGCTGCCGTGGCTGCCCGCGCGCCCCGGGGCCACGCCGCCGGGCCCCGGCTGGGCCTTCTCTTGCCGCCTCTGCGGCCGTGGCCTGCAGGAGCGCGGCGAAGCGCTGGCCGCCTACCTGGACGGCCGCGAGCCGGTGCTGCGCTTCCGCCCGCGCGAGGAAGAGGCGCTGCTGGGCGAGATCGTGCGCGCCGCGGCCGCGGGCGCCGGAGACCTTCCACCCCTGGGGCCCGCCACGCTGCTGGCGCTGTGTGTGCAGCATTCAGCCCGGGAGCTGGAGCTGGGTCACCTGCCGCGCCTGCTGGGCCGCCTGGCCCGTCTCATCAAGGAGGCTGTCTGGGTGAGCGCCCCCAACCGCCGTCCAGCCCCATCTGCGCCCCAAGTCCTTTCCCCAGTGTCCCCTCGCCACCTCTAACCTTAGTTTCGTAGTTGGGCAGGACGAAACTACATCTCCCATGATACCCCAGGAGGGGGCTTGGGCTAGGGCCCCCATGGATGCTGCGAGTTGTGGATCCATCCACAGGCTGTACAGTAGTACCTAAATTTGCAGCTGTGGGATTATGGAGGAAACCATTCTGGGAGACGGGTAGAGGGGAAGAGATCCCATTGGATGAAAAGTTGAAAGAGACCATTGTGAGAAGTAAGGTGGGCCCTGACCATAGTGGGCGAGACCATTCTTGCAAGCGAGGAAGAACAAACCTATGGACCAACAGATGGAAGTGCCAGGGAGAAGCCATTCATGGGGGTGGCAGAGGTGGTGTGGGAGGTTCCATCCTACTGAACTAGAGCCTATTTAGAGAAAAGGTTTAAGAAGTTTTGGGGTGgggaaaaatacactccatttgACTAGAAGCGGACCTAAAGGGAGGTAGACCACTCATAATCATAGGGGTGTGTGTTTTAAAAGGTGAGAAGAGGAGTGACTGTTCTGAAGCTTGGGGATTAGAGTCCATTTGAAAAGTGGGGACAGTCTTTGTCAAAAAGGAAGATCCAGGGTATTAACCCATAGGCCTTGTTTCCTCAACCCCCTCACCTTAATTCTGATCTTACTGTTCCACAGGAAAAGATTAAGGAAATTGGAGACCGCCAGCCAGAGAAGTAAGAGAAACTCTGGGGAGAAGGGTCTGGAGGGATGTACGGGTCAGGCTTTGCATCCAGTTCTCTGTTCACATTTCCATGCATGTCTTCGTGCAAGCTTCTTGAGTCCTTGGGACTCAACTTTTCTAGTTGTGAAATGAGAGTTGGACTCTGTCCCCAGTTAGACCCAGATCTCGGGGTTTGGACATTATGGTGGAGGTTGGGCAAGATTTACAggtcccttcctcctttcctagCCACCCTGAGGGGGTTCCTGAGGTGACCTTGACCCCTGAGGCCGTGTCTGTGGAGCTGCGGCCACTCATGCTGTGGATGGCAAACACCACGGAGCTGCTGAGCTTTGTGCAGGAGAAGGTGCTAGAGATGGAGAAGGAGGCCGACCAGGAGGGTGAGCTCTGACCCAGGTCCATGCTCAACCAAGCCTCCTGCCATTCCCTGCACCTGGGGACCTGGGCTTCTGCCTGCCAGCCTCTGGTTCTCCCTCTCACTCCTAGGTCTGTCCTCAGACCCACAGCTCTGCAATGACTTGGAATTATGCGACGAAGCCATGGCCCTCCTGGATGAGGTCATCATGTGTACCTTCCAGCAGTCTGTCTACTACCTCACCAAGGTTGGCCTTGACACCTGCTTCCTGTTTAGCATAACATAACTTCCTGTTTGAACTACATCACATTGCTCTGATGTCACTTCCCATGTGACCTCCTAAGATTTCCTGCTTCTCTGACATCACCTCCCATTTCACTCCAGCACCTTGTGTTCTGATACCACTTCCTGTTTGAGTTTACATCACTTCCTGCCTTTCTgacttctctttctgtctttgtaaCCATCCCATCTTGGCTGACTTCACTGTCTGGGTATATCACTATTACCACTTTCTCAAGCTGCTGTTTTCTAAGTCCACTCTTAAGTCACTGGTAAGTTtgatagataggtagacagatagattTTGATGGATCAAACAGTACTAAGTACCATCATTTAAACAAAATCGCTTTAATCAGGCTACACTTCCTGTGTTTGTTGACCTCACTTCCTATAGCTCTGAGTTCATTCCCTTTTCTGAGCCACAAACCTTTTCTCCCTGGAGTGCCCATCCTGCAGGACTTGCTTTCTGCCCCAGTCCCCCACCACTTCCCTTGAGCTTAATATCGCTTCTTGGAACTCTCAGGGTTTCTAGTTTCTGGTTTCTGGTGGGCCTGATTCCCTATCTGTATAATGAAAGGGCATCCTTGGGGACAGATAGTCTCTATGTTCCTTGATCAGCCTTGATTTGTGAAGCCCTCTCCTCCAAGGCTTCACTTCCTGTACATCCCTGCCAAGGGtagctttatttcttctttggctCTGACCTCATTTCCTGTCCTTGGCCTGATCTCACTTTCCACTGGCTAACTGCCACCCCACTCCCACTTCCTGACtctccattcttttcctttcctttgggaaTTCTGGATGAATAATTATTTGATTGAAGGGAGCCTCTTTGTTCAATGTCCTTTGTCCTACTTGAGCTTTCCCTGTTGAGAACTACAAGTCCTGTAAGGCATCAGAGATGGTCTTAAGATACCCAAGAGACTTCTGGAAAGCCCTTAAGATTTGAGGTGTCCCTGGCCTGATGAATGCTAAAACCTATCTGGAAAGTAGGGATTTGCTCATGGAGACCTTTAGGGTGTTGAAAGTAGATGGACTACAATTCGCAGAAGCCTTTTGTGGAGCTCCCCAGTATCTTCATACTCTACTGCCCTGAAGCTTCCAGGGAGTTGTAGTCTGATCACTTGTTTGCATCTCTGTATCTCCTCAGACTCTATATTCAACGCTGCCTGCTCTCCTGGATAGCAATCCTTTCACAGCTGGGGCAGAGCTGCCGGGGCCTGGCGCAGAGCTGGGGGCCATGCCTCCGGGGTTGAGACCTACCCTGGGCGTGTTCCAGGCAGCCCTGGAACTGACTAGCCAGTGCGAGCTGCACCCGGACCTTGTGTCTCAGACTTTCGGCTACTTGTTCTTCTTCTCCAATGCGTCCCTTCTCAACTCGCTGATGGAACGAGGTGAGGGTCAGACTGGAAAAGGACTGGAAGCAGAGATGGGAGCCACTGAGATCTATTCAATTCAGACACACCACAGGCTCAGGGTACATATTTAGGGACTCTGGACAGCAAGCTCTAGATCCCAAGCTGAAGGATAGGAAAGGTCTGGGTGGTGGGAGGGCAAGATCCCCTATACACCCGTTGCTTCTCATTCCCTTCCCCTACAGGTCAAGGCCGACCTTTCTATCAGTGGTCTCGAGCTGTCCAAATCCGAACCAACCTGGATCTTGTCTTGGACTGGCTGCAGGGTGCTGGGCTGGGCGACATCGCCACTGAATTCTTCCGGAAACTCTCCATGGCTGTGAACCTGCTCTGTGTGCCCCGCACCTCCCTGCTCAAGGTGACTCCTGAACCCTGACCTCTGACTCCCCAACCCCACTCAGCCATCCTCTGTATTCAGCTCACCCTTGGATTGCTCCTTGGACTCCATGTTCTCCACAGTCCCAGCTCAGACACCATAGGTGATGCATTAGCAGCTGGAAGGAAGACAGGCACATCATGTCCAAACTTGGCTGCATGTAAATCCCAGTGGGacttataaataataatagctCCCTCCCTCAGACCTGCTGATTCAGGAAGTCTGGTATGGGACCAAGGAATGTGACAGCTAAAACATTCATTGTATATaaactatatgccagacactgtgtgggttttttttaagtataattaaaaattttttataattaaaaattttttttactttttttaaaaaatggaagtactgggtattgaaccccggacctcatgcacgctaagcaggcactctaccactgaggtataacCTCCCCACTAGGCACTGTGTTTAGCCCTTCTCATTGAATGCTGACTAAGCCCCGTGAAGTAGGTTATTATAATAACGaatacatatgtacacaataATATAAACTAATAGTCAGTTTGCTTCTTCCTCACCTTTGCCTTCTCCTACCTCCTTATGCATTCTGAAGCaaagcacatttttcttttttaaaactgagagtGTACCCTTTCCCACCATCACTTTGGTGACAACTAGACCTCACAGTGCCTGGAAGACATCACACAGACACCACTGCTACCCACTACATCTACACTCTCTGTGGAGGGCCTTCCATTTCAGATCTCTCAGCTGCCCCATAATGATCATAGATTTCTCACCTCATCTTTCCACCAGGCTTCATGGAGCAGCCTACGAACTGACCACCCAACACTGACCCCTGCTCAGCTCCACCATCTGCTCAGCCACTACCAGCTGGGTCCTGGCCGCGGTCCTCCACCTGCTTGGGATCCTCCCCCTGCAGAGAGAGATGCTGTGGACACAGGTGAAGAGAAATGGGGACAGAGGCATCAGGGCTGTCAGCTTTCTTCTGTCCTTGGGACCTAGGAATCCATAGCCCCAGCTCCTTCTTTCTGATCCAGGATTCTGGACCCCtagccctctcctcccccaggtgCTAAGTGCTGGATCCCAGGATATAGGATTCTCCCCCAAGATACAAGAGTTTAAGTTCCCAGCTCCTTTTTCTGAGGGGTTCAGGCCACCAGCCTCCCCCACAAACTACTCCCCTCACCTAAGTCCGGGTTCCAGGCCCCTTCACTCTAAGGAATCCGTAAAACGAACTTCCcagcccttcttccttcctctcggACCCAAGAACCCAACTCCATCGCCCGTTTCCCAGGCAACGATGGCCTTTCATAGTTTGAACTACAACTCCCATGATGCTTGGGGACTCCAAGAGTAGCGTTTGAGGGGATCCTACTCCAGAAGTTGCGAAAGGGTTACGTTTTTCCTACTTTCGGGAGTGGCGCAACCTAGGCTCTCCTCGACACTACTGCCTCCTGCCCGTTTGCAGAATTTAACTCTGTGTTCTTCGGTTTTATAGGAGACATCTTTGAAAGCTTCTCCTCCCATCCTCCCCTCATCCTGCCCTTGGGCAGCTCGCGCCTTTGCCTCACGGGTCCAGTGACGGACGACGCCCTCCACCGTGAACTGCGCAGGCTCCGCCGCCTCCTCTGGGATCTCGAGCAGCAGGAACTGCCGGCCAATCACCGCCACGGACCTCCTGTAGCCACGCCTCCTTGAAAAACCAATAGCAAACGAGCGCGCGAACCTTGAAAATTCATCTACTAGAGCCCGCCCGAGCGCAGAGCTTTCTGGGAGTTGTAGGTTTTTCCCGGCGTGGAATGCTGGGAGTTTGAGTTTTCGGGTAATATAGGATGGGACCTTGGGAAGTTGGGTTTAGGACTTGAGCGCCAGAAGCAATAAAGGTATCTGTGGTATTGGCAACGCCTCACTTGTTAAGACTCGGGAGCAGGAGTGATGATGATTTTCTTCGGAATAAGGCATCAGGGCCCTTGTCTGGAGCGTTGGGCTCCTGCCGAGTCCGCTGAGGTATTTATAGCCACGGCCTCAGCTTGCCCTCTCGCATGTAATCCAACCCAGGAACACTGGGGCCTCCCACGCATATCAGGACAGAACACTCGACTTGTTCTAACAAAGATCAGGCCCTTAGTCCTGCAAGTGGGAAACAGCCATCGCTCCCTTCGACCCCCCCAAAAGTCCATAGTCCAGTCTCTTCCCTCAGACTCAGGAGTCTGGGTTCCCAAGCCCCTTCTGGACCTTCCTGCCTGTCGGACACACTGATGAGCCTCAACATTCTTGTTCCTATTCTGGAATCACTCTTCCCTCACATCCATAAGTAcgtgcccccagccccctcctccctcagacctaGGAGTCGGGGGCTCTAGTTTGAACTTTTCATCCTCCTGAATCCGACTCCCGCTGCTGCGTCAGGGAAAAAGTAAGCGACAGGTGCCACCTGCCTGCAGGGCTAAGGCGCGACCACCTGCCGCTGCTGCTCACCCTGCGCCCCTCTCCTGGCACCTGTTTCTGTCAATCTGTCCACCACTGCCCTGTCCGACCCTGTAGCCCCAGGACTCGGAGGAGGAGCGAGCTAGGGAACCCCGACGCCGGCCCCGCCAAAGGCCCTCCCATCCCGTGCTCCCGCCCCTTCTTGGGGTGCTAGGAGGGGGCTCCTGTCTCCCCCGCCCGCCTCCACCGCTCCAGACACGCCCCCAAAAGGGGGGGATCCGAGGCGATCCAAGGCTGGTGGGGCGGAGCCTGCGGCCTCCAGCCTAGACCGCTGGACTCAACCCACTCCAGAGCACAGCTGCGCGGAGCCCACCTGGTGAGAGGCCCCTGGGGTGAGAGGGCGGTGGGAGGGGAACCCGCCTTAACTCTTCTGTCACCTCTCTGATCCAAGTCCCTTCCCCACAGACCACGGGTGGCTGACACCCACCAACGTCCTTCTCAAATGCAGGTGACAGAACCCCTTCTACTCCCCAGGGACATGTCGGGTCCCCTTCCCCCTCTTGATCAAGGCTATTGGATTCTAGGCCCCTCAAAAGAATATTGAGTTACTGCCCTTCGcccccttttccttcctctcctttcataGACCCTGCATCCAGGCCCCCATGCCTGCCTTCTTAGAATCCTAGATTCCCAGACCCCAGGTCCTTCCTACCCCTTagctcctcctccctcagacccaggagtCCTGGTCCCCAGCCCCCTGTTCTCTCACAACCAGGAGTCTTGGCCCCCAGTGCCCTCCACCCCGCCAAGATCCAGAGGCCCAAGGCTCTCCCATCTCAAAGTTCCACAGGCCCTTTCCCTGCTGCGTTCACCTGCAGGGCCGCCTCCTGACCTCCACTCTGACCCTGCCTCCTGTGGTGGCCCTGCTCTCCCCCAAGTCCAGGTCCCCCTCCCAGGCTTGGCAATGACTCTGGCGGCTTCCTCCCAGCGCTCCCAAATCATTCGCTCCAAGTTCCGATCTGGTGAGAAGCTTCTCTGTGCATGCAGGGCAGGGATCCTCCCTGTCCTGAGACTATATCCTGACTCTGGGAGTGTGCACCGCGGAGTGAGTGGGAGGAGGGCGGTGG
This Camelus bactrianus isolate YW-2024 breed Bactrian camel chromosome 9, ASM4877302v1, whole genome shotgun sequence DNA region includes the following protein-coding sequences:
- the RASIP1 gene encoding ras-interacting protein 1 isoform X2, which codes for MLSGERKESGSPRFGKLHLPVGLWINSPRKQLAKLGRRWPSAASVKSSSSDTGSRSSEPLPPPPPHVELRRVGAVKAAGGASGSRAKRISQLFRGSGTGTTGSGGAGGPGTPGSAQRWASEKKLPELAAGVAPEPPLAARATAPPGVLKIFGAGLASGANYKSVLATARSTARELVAEALERYGLAGSPGGGPSESSCVDAFALCDALGRPAAGAVGNGEWRAEHLRVLGDSERPLLVQELWRARPGWARRFELRGREEARRLEQEAFGAADSDGTGAASWRPQKNRSRAASGGAALASPGPGSGSGPPAGSGGKERSENLSLRRSVSELSLQGRRRRQQERRQQALSMAPGAADAQIGPADPGDFDQLTQCLIQAPSNRPYFLLLQGYQDAQDFVVYVMMREQHVFGRGGNSSARGGSPAPYVDTFLNAPDILPRHCTVRAGPEPPAMVRPSRGAPVTHNGCLLLREAELHPGDLLGLGEHFLFMYKDPRNGGSGPARLPWLPARPGATPPGPGWAFSCRLCGRGLQERGEALAAYLDGREPVLRFRPREEEALLGEIVRAAAAGAGDLPPLGPATLLALCVQHSARELELGHLPRLLGRLARLIKEAVWEKIKEIGDRQPENHPEGVPEVTLTPEAVSVELRPLMLWMANTTELLSFVQEKVLEMEKEADQEDPQLCNDLELCDEAMALLDEVIMCTFQQSVYYLTKTLYSTLPALLDSNPFTAGAELPGPGAELGAMPPGLRPTLGVFQAALELTSQCELHPDLVSQTFGYLFFFSNASLLNSLMERGQGRPFYQWSRAVQIRTNLDLVLDWLQGAGLGDIATEFFRKLSMAVNLLCVPRTSLLKASWSSLRTDHPTLTPAQLHHLLSHYQLGPGRGPPPAWDPPPAERDAVDTGDIFESFSSHPPLILPLGSSRLCLTGPVTDDALHRELRRLRRLLWDLEQQELPANHRHGPPVATPP
- the RASIP1 gene encoding ras-interacting protein 1 isoform X1, whose protein sequence is MLSGERKESGSPRFGKLHLPVGLWINSPRKQLAKLGRRWPSAASVKSSSSDTGSRSSEPLPPPPPHVELRRVGAVKAAGGASGSRAKRISQLFRGSGTGTTGSGGAGGPGTPGSAQRWASEKKLPELAAGVAPEPPLAARATAPPGVLKIFGAGLASGANYKSVLATARSTARELVAEALERYGLAGSPGGGPSESSCVDAFALCDALGRPAAGAVGNGEWRAEHLRVLGDSERPLLVQELWRARPGWARRFELRGREEARRLEQEAFGAADSDGTGAASWRPQKNRSRAASGGAALASPGPGSGSGPPAGSGGKERSENLSLRRSVSELSLQGRRRRQQERRQQALSMAPGAADAQIGPADPGDFDQLTQCLIQAPSNRPYFLLLQGYQDAQDFVVYVMMREQHVFGRGGNSSARGGSPAPYVDTFLNAPDILPRHCTVRAGPEPPAMVRPSRGAPVTHNGCLLLREAELHPGDLLGLGEHFLFMYKDPRNGGSGPARLPWLPARPGATPPGPGWAFSCRLCGRGLQERGEALAAYLDGREPVLRFRPREEEALLGEIVRAAAAGAGDLPPLGPATLLALCVQHSARELELGHLPRLLGRLARLIKEAVWEKIKEIGDRQPENHPEGVPEVTLTPEAVSVELRPLMLWMANTTELLSFVQEKVLEMEKEADQEGLSSDPQLCNDLELCDEAMALLDEVIMCTFQQSVYYLTKTLYSTLPALLDSNPFTAGAELPGPGAELGAMPPGLRPTLGVFQAALELTSQCELHPDLVSQTFGYLFFFSNASLLNSLMERGQGRPFYQWSRAVQIRTNLDLVLDWLQGAGLGDIATEFFRKLSMAVNLLCVPRTSLLKASWSSLRTDHPTLTPAQLHHLLSHYQLGPGRGPPPAWDPPPAERDAVDTGDIFESFSSHPPLILPLGSSRLCLTGPVTDDALHRELRRLRRLLWDLEQQELPANHRHGPPVATPP